The proteins below are encoded in one region of Coffea arabica cultivar ET-39 chromosome 4c, Coffea Arabica ET-39 HiFi, whole genome shotgun sequence:
- the LOC113739558 gene encoding ATPase 10, plasma membrane-type, which translates to MAEDMNKPLLAPEKFSRDGIDLEHIPLEEVFEQLRTSQAGLSSEDAEVRLQIFGPNKLEEKRENKILKFLSFMWNPLSWVMEAAAVMAIVLANGGGEGPDWQDFLGIICLLLINSTISFIEENNAGNAAAALMARLAPKSKVLRDGIWQEQDAGILVPGDIISIKLGDIIPADARLLEGDPLKIDQSALTGESLPVTKRTGDEVYSGSTCKQGEVEAVVIATGVHSFFGKAAHLVDSTEVVGHFQKVLTAIGNFCICSIAVGMILEIIVMFPVQHRSYRSGINNLLVLLIGGIPIAMPTVLSVTLAIGSHRLSQQGAITKRMTAIEEMAGMDVLCSDKTGTLTLNRLTVDRNLIEVFNNDMDKDMVILLAARAARIENQDAIDAAIVNMLGDPKEARANIKEVHFLPFNPVDKRTAITYIDIDGNWYKATKGAPEQILNLCQEKIKIERKVNTVIDKFAERGLRSLAVAYQEVPEKSKESPGGPWVFCGLLPLFDPPRHDSAETIRRALNLGVCVKMITGDQLAIAKETGRRLGMGTNMYPSSSLLGRDRDENEALPVEELIEKADGFAGVFPEHKYEIVKILQEKKHVCGMTGDGVNDAPALKKADIGIAVSDSTDAARGAADLVLTEPGLSVIISAVLTSRSIFQRMKNYTIYAVSITIRIVLGFTLLALIWKYDFPPFMVLIIAILNDGTIMTISQDRVRPSPIPDSWKLNEIFATGIVIGTYLAIVTVLFYWTVIRTDFFETHFHVKSLSGNTEEISSAIYLQVSIISQALIFVTRSQGWSFLERPGTLLMCAFVVAQLAATLISVYAHISFASIRGIGWRWAGVIWLYSLVFYVPLDVIKFTVRYALSGDAWNLVFDRKTAFTSKKDYGKEDREAKWVVSQRTLQGYNSGEFDSSGKRSSLIAEQARRRAEIARLGELHTFRGHMESVARLKNLNLSHIRSSHTV; encoded by the exons ATGGCAGAAGATATGAATAAACCATTGCTAGCTCCTGAAAAGTTTAGTAGAGATGGAATTGATCTG GAACACATACCACTGGAAGAAGTGTTCGAACAACTGAGAACTTCACAAGCTGGACTTTCATCCGAAGATGCAGAAGTTCGATTGCAGATATTTGGCCCAAATAAACTTGAAGAGAAGCGG GAAAATAAGATTTTGAAGTTTCTTAGTTTCATGTGGAATCCCTTGTCATGGGTCATGGAAGCTGCAGCGGTGATGGCAATTGTTCTTGCTAATGGTGGA GGGGAGGGTCCTGACTGGCAAGACTTTTTGGGGATTATTTGCCTGTTGCTGATAAATTCAACAATTAGCTttattgaggaaaacaatgctGGAAATGCTGCTGCAGCCCTTATGGCACGTTTAGCTCCAAAATCTAAG GTCCTAAGAGATGGAATATGGCAAGAGCAAGATGCAGGTATTCTAGTACCAGGAGATATTATTAGCATTAAGCTTGGAGACATCATCCCTGCAGATGCTCGCCTACTCGAGGGAGACCCCTTAAAAATTGACCAG TCAGCTCTTACTGGAGAATCTCTACCTGTCACCAAGCGGACAGGTGATGAAGTTTATTCTGGATCTACTTGTAAACAAGGAGAAGTTGAAGCTGTAGTAATAGCTACAGGGGTTCACTCCTTTTTCGGCAAAGCTGCACATCTAGTTGACTCGACTGAAGTTGTTGGTCATTTCCAGAAG GTCCTTACAGCAATTGGGAACTTCTGCATTTGCTCTATAGCTGTAGGAATGATACTGGAAATCATTGTCATGTTCCCAGTACAGCACCGCTCGTACAGAAGTGGAATCAACAACCTTCTTGTGCTTTTAATTGGAGGAATACCAATAGCTATGCCGACAGTTTTATCTGTAACACTTGCAATTGGTTCTCATCGTCTCTCTCAACAG GGTGCCATTACAAAGAGGATGACAGCAATTGAAGAGATGGCTGGAATGGATGTTCTTTGCAGTGATAAAACAGGAACACTTACTCTGAATCGCCTCACTGTTGATCGGAACCTCATTGAG GTATTTAACAATGATATGGACAAAGACATGGTCATCCTCCTTGCCGCAAGAGCAGCAAGAATCGAAAATCAAGATGCAATTGATGCAGCAATTGTTAACATGCTTGGAGATCCAAAGGAG GCCCGAGCTAATATCAAGGAAGTGCATTTCCTTCCATTCAATCCTGTAGATAAGCGTACAGCAATCACATACATCGACATTGATGGCAATTGGTACAAAGCCACAAAAGGAGCGCCTGAACAG ATATTGAATTTGtgccaagagaaaataaaaatagagaGGAAGGTGAATACCGTTATTGACAAGTTTGCTGAGAGGGGATTACGCTCTCTTGCAGTTGCCTATCAG GAAGTTCCGGAAAAATCGAAGGAGAGTCCTGGAGGGCCTTGGGTATTCTGTGGGCTGCTGCCCTTGTTCGATCCTCCTAGGCACGACAGCGCTGAAACCATCCGCAGAGCACTTAATCTTGGGGTTTGTGTTAAGATGATCACAG GAGATCAGTTGGCGATTGCAAAGGAGACTGGTCGACGGCTTGGCATGGGTACAAATATGTACCCTTCTTCCTCATTGTTGGGTCGTGATAGGGATGAGAATGAAGCTCTTCCAGTTGAAGAGCTCATTGAAAAAGCTGATGGCTTTGCCGGTGTATTCCCTG AACACAAGTATGAGATTGTTAAAATactacaagaaaagaagcatGTATGTGGAATGACTGGAGATGGTGTAAATGATGCACCTGCGCTTAAAAAGGCAGACATTGGCATAGCAGTTTCTGATTCTACGGATGCTGCTAGGGGCGCTGCTGATCTTGTCTTGACAGAACCCGGTTTAAGCGTGATCATCAGTGCTGTTTTAACTAGCAGGTCTATATTCCAAAGAATGAAGAATTATACA ATATATGCTGTCTCCATAACTATCCGTATTGTG CTTGGTTTCACGCTTCTAGCATTGATATGGAAATATGACTTCCCTCCATTCATGGTTCTGATAATAGCTATACTGAATGACG GTACCATAATGACTATATCACAGGATCGGGTGAGACCATCTCCCATACCAGATAGTTGGAAGCTCAATGAGATTTTTGCGACTGGCATTGTCATTGGAACTTATCTTGCTATAGTCACTGTACTATTTTACTGGACCGTAATCCGTACCGACTTTTTTGAG ACTCACTTCCATGTGAAGTCTTTATCCGGCAACACTGAAGAAATATCATCAGCCATCTACCTACAAGTTAGTATCATCAGCCAAGCGCTCATTTTTGTTACCCGCAGTCAGGGTTGGTCATTTCTAGAGAGGCCTGGGACTCTATTGATGTGTGCATTTGTGGTGGCTCAACTG GCTGCTACGCTGATTTCGGTGTATGCCCATATTAGCTTTGCTTCCATTAGAGGCATCGGTTGGCGTTGGGCGGGTGTGATATGGTTATACAGTCTAGTGTTTTATGTTCCCCTGGACGTGATCAAATTCACCGTACGCTATGCTTTGAGTGGAGATGCCTGGAATCTGGTCTTCGACAGGAAG ACAGCTTTCACATCTAAGAAGGATTATGGAAAGGAAGACAGAGAGGCCAAGTGGGTGGTTTCACAGAGGACATTGCAAGGCTATAACTCCGGGGAGTTTGATTCCAGTGGAAAGAGATCATCTTTGATTGCTGAACAAGCAAGGCGGCGTGCTGAAATAGCCAG ACTTGGAGAATTGCATACTTTCAGGGGACATATGGAATCAGTTGCAAGGCTTAAAAATTTGAATCTCAGCCACATCCGTTCATCCCATACCGTTTGA
- the LOC113739560 gene encoding triacylglycerol lipase OBL1-like isoform X1 — translation MANSEDDSNKPNSGNFRYLIVNPHNGGFRDLARFLMKKDKSSGAKFLESSDEGVLEEELGGAAHGDDDDGESPDHRWVIFVSILVRKIIGIFRKPMEWTGYLVEFFLNFFTVNGSFLGLLYNILHGKIVLPNRGSETFISAIGHLDGRIYLHKSETIPRAVGEPESLERVVDVEIGSRTLMDLCIMASKLAYENELVVRNVVNAHWKMHFVDFYNCWNDFQKDNSTQVFILCDKPKDANLILVSFRGTEPFDADDWSTDFDYSWYEIPKLGKVHMGFLEALGLGNRVNASTFQENLVIMNKKSTNMNGVDVRTSTSELSLSFGDSDSQGGSEQSFYSEQPAKVSKEKFFPQLGEKTAYYAVRSKLKNLLQEHKNAKFVVTGHSLGGALAILFPVVLVLHEEEEVLQRLLSVYTYGQPRVGNRQLGRFMEAHLDHPVPKYFRVVYCNDLVPRLPYDNKTFLYKHFGACLYYNSLYIEQKVDEEPNRNYFGIRFLIPEYLNAMWELTRSFLAGYAYGPEYKEGWESTLVRVVGLVIPGISAHSPLDYVNSVRLGRERIQMSSL, via the exons ATGGCTAATAGCGAAGATGACAGCAACAAGCCcaattctggaaatttcagGTACTTGATTGTTAATCCTCACAACGGTGGATTCCGAGACCTAGCACGGTTCTTGATGAAGAAAGATAAATCGAGCGGTGCAAAATTTCTGGAAAGTTCTGATGAAGGGGTTCTTGAGGAAGAGTTAGGTGGCGCTGCGCATGGCGATGATGACGACGGAGAATCCCCTGATCACAGATGGGTTATATTTGTGTCTATCTTAGTCAGAAAAATCATAGGCATTTTCAGGAAACCCATGGAATGGACTGGTTATCTCGTGGAGTTCTTCCTCAACTTTTTCACTGTCAATGGCAGCTTTCTCGGTTTGCTATACAACATCCTGCACG GAAAGATAGTGCTGCCAAACAGAGGCTCTGAGACTTTCATTAGTGCAATTGGGCATCTTGATGGACGCATATATCTGCACAAGAGCGAGACAATACCTAGAGCAGTTGGTGAACCTGAATCCCTGGAAAGAGTTGTTGACGTAGAAATAGGAAGCCGGACTCTTATGGATCTATGCATTATGGCCTCCAAGTTAGCCTACGAGAATGAGTTGGTTGTCAGGAATGTTGTAAATGCTCATTGGAAG ATGCATTTCGTGGACTTCTATAACTGCTGGAATG ATTTCCAGAAGGATAACTCCACTCAAGTTTTCATTCTATGTGATAAGCCAAAAGATGCAAACTTGATATTAGTCAGCTTCAGGGGAACGGAGCCATTTGATGCTGATGATTGGAGTACTGATTTTGACTATTCCTGGTATGAGATCCCCAAACTTGGAAAAGTACACATGGGGTTCTTAGAGGCTTTAGGTTTGGGAAACAGAGTTAATGCATCTACATTTCAAGAAAATCTAGTAATAATGAACAAAAAATCTACCAACATGAACGGTGTTGATGTGAGAACCTCCACTTCTGAATTATCTTTGTCATTTGGTGATTCTGATTCGCAAGGTGGATCAGAGCAGTCCTTTTATTCTGAGCAGCCCGCAAAGGTAAGCAAGGAGAAATTCTTTCCTCAACTGGGAGAGAAGACTGCTTACTACGCTGTGAGAAGCAAGCTTAAGAACTTACTTCAAGAGCATAAAAACGCAAAATTTGTTGTCACTGGGCATAGCCTAGGAGGGGCCCTCGCTATACTATTCCCAGTTGTTCTAGTGCTGCATGAGGAAGAGGAGGTCTTGCAAAGGTTGCTGTCTGTGTACACATATGGACAGCCCAGGGTTGGGAACAGGCAACTGGGAAGGTTCATGGAAGCGCATCTGGATCATCCAGTCCCCAAATACTTCAGGGTGGTCTACTGTAATGACCTTGTTCCAAGATTGCCATATGATAACAAAACCTTCTTGTATAAGCATTTTGGAGCGTGCCTGTATTACAACAGCCTCTACATTGAACAA AAAGTGGATGAGGAGCCAAACAGGAACTACTTTGGGATCAGATTTCTGATTCCAGAGTATTTGAACGCTATGTGGGAGCTAACTAGAAGCTTTCTGGCGGGTTATGCATATGGGCCAGAGTACAAGGAAGGTTGGGAATCCACACTGGTCAGGGTTGTCGGACTTGTCATCCCTGGCATTTCCGCTCACAGCCCACTGGACTATGTTAACTCTGTAAGACTCGGAAGGGAGAGAATCCAGATGTCATCCTTATAG
- the LOC113739560 gene encoding triacylglycerol lipase OBL1-like isoform X2: MGYICVYLSQKNHRHFQETHGMDWLSRGVLPQLFHCQWQLSRFAIQHPARQREPLLNFELPMLLLQEVLLLSVQLCSSLINADDKIGKIVLPNRGSETFISAIGHLDGRIYLHKSETIPRAVGEPESLERVVDVEIGSRTLMDLCIMASKLAYENELVVRNVVNAHWKMHFVDFYNCWNDFQKDNSTQVFILCDKPKDANLILVSFRGTEPFDADDWSTDFDYSWYEIPKLGKVHMGFLEALGLGNRVNASTFQENLVIMNKKSTNMNGVDVRTSTSELSLSFGDSDSQGGSEQSFYSEQPAKVSKEKFFPQLGEKTAYYAVRSKLKNLLQEHKNAKFVVTGHSLGGALAILFPVVLVLHEEEEVLQRLLSVYTYGQPRVGNRQLGRFMEAHLDHPVPKYFRVVYCNDLVPRLPYDNKTFLYKHFGACLYYNSLYIEQKVDEEPNRNYFGIRFLIPEYLNAMWELTRSFLAGYAYGPEYKEGWESTLVRVVGLVIPGISAHSPLDYVNSVRLGRERIQMSSL, encoded by the exons ATGGGTTATATTTGTGTCTATCTTAGTCAGAAAAATCATAGGCATTTTCAGGAAACCCATGGAATGGACTGGTTATCTCGTGGAGTTCTTCCTCAACTTTTTCACTGTCAATGGCAGCTTTCTCGGTTTGCTATACAACATCCTGCACG TCAAAGGGAACCTTTACTAAATTTTGAACTACCTATGTTGCTATTGCAAGAAGTGCTGCTATTATCTGTTCAGCTGTGTTCTTCACTAATCAATGCCGATGACAAAATAGGAAAGATAGTGCTGCCAAACAGAGGCTCTGAGACTTTCATTAGTGCAATTGGGCATCTTGATGGACGCATATATCTGCACAAGAGCGAGACAATACCTAGAGCAGTTGGTGAACCTGAATCCCTGGAAAGAGTTGTTGACGTAGAAATAGGAAGCCGGACTCTTATGGATCTATGCATTATGGCCTCCAAGTTAGCCTACGAGAATGAGTTGGTTGTCAGGAATGTTGTAAATGCTCATTGGAAG ATGCATTTCGTGGACTTCTATAACTGCTGGAATG ATTTCCAGAAGGATAACTCCACTCAAGTTTTCATTCTATGTGATAAGCCAAAAGATGCAAACTTGATATTAGTCAGCTTCAGGGGAACGGAGCCATTTGATGCTGATGATTGGAGTACTGATTTTGACTATTCCTGGTATGAGATCCCCAAACTTGGAAAAGTACACATGGGGTTCTTAGAGGCTTTAGGTTTGGGAAACAGAGTTAATGCATCTACATTTCAAGAAAATCTAGTAATAATGAACAAAAAATCTACCAACATGAACGGTGTTGATGTGAGAACCTCCACTTCTGAATTATCTTTGTCATTTGGTGATTCTGATTCGCAAGGTGGATCAGAGCAGTCCTTTTATTCTGAGCAGCCCGCAAAGGTAAGCAAGGAGAAATTCTTTCCTCAACTGGGAGAGAAGACTGCTTACTACGCTGTGAGAAGCAAGCTTAAGAACTTACTTCAAGAGCATAAAAACGCAAAATTTGTTGTCACTGGGCATAGCCTAGGAGGGGCCCTCGCTATACTATTCCCAGTTGTTCTAGTGCTGCATGAGGAAGAGGAGGTCTTGCAAAGGTTGCTGTCTGTGTACACATATGGACAGCCCAGGGTTGGGAACAGGCAACTGGGAAGGTTCATGGAAGCGCATCTGGATCATCCAGTCCCCAAATACTTCAGGGTGGTCTACTGTAATGACCTTGTTCCAAGATTGCCATATGATAACAAAACCTTCTTGTATAAGCATTTTGGAGCGTGCCTGTATTACAACAGCCTCTACATTGAACAA AAAGTGGATGAGGAGCCAAACAGGAACTACTTTGGGATCAGATTTCTGATTCCAGAGTATTTGAACGCTATGTGGGAGCTAACTAGAAGCTTTCTGGCGGGTTATGCATATGGGCCAGAGTACAAGGAAGGTTGGGAATCCACACTGGTCAGGGTTGTCGGACTTGTCATCCCTGGCATTTCCGCTCACAGCCCACTGGACTATGTTAACTCTGTAAGACTCGGAAGGGAGAGAATCCAGATGTCATCCTTATAG